Genomic window (Helianthus annuus cultivar XRQ/B chromosome 3, HanXRQr2.0-SUNRISE, whole genome shotgun sequence):
GGGGATTTGATGTCTGACATATTGGGAGTGGGAGAGGTGCATTTACAAAAATGCCTCACTACAAAATGAAATGTAATTACTGATGTGTCGAAATGGTATTGGTTTAGAGTGGTTCTCACAGTTCTCGCAACTCGTCTTGGTTCTCGATTGAAccgaatcctatatatatatattaaatattttaaatAGTATTCACATATAAACACCAAGATATGCCCATTTACAAAACATTCTTAAAGTTTAGAAGTTAGCTACCCAtttgaattaaaaaaatataagaataataaaacaatatgaaCCGGAATTCTTTGGGCGACAATTGAAAATTGTTGGATATTGAAACGACGCGCAACCACATGCACAATGCATGAACATCGACGACCCCAAGCCCTGTTTTGTCTAACTCTGATCGCACCACACTCGAATTCCAGCAGTCCGGTAGCACTAGGTTCTATTTCCAACGTAATTGAACATCGAATTCCGACAATTAACATCTCATCAACCCAGGCTATGTTTTGTCTGATCGCACCACACATGAATTCTGTTTTTAACAATTGAAGCGTTTAACATCGAGTCATCGACCCATGCCCTGCGTTTAAACACTTGAACATCACCCTGACGACTCGCAGAATTCCAATCGCAGGTATGATTAATTGATTATTGATTAATGCTTATTTGATTAGTTAGGATTGTTATGTGTTAATTGTCGATTATTACTAAAAATTAACATTAACAAGTGTCGATTGTTTGCGTTTTATTTGGCGTTGATTGTCTAATGATATTTAGTTAGGTGTTATTTGACGTTAAGTGTTGAGTATTTAGGTGTTGTTTGGCATTGTTTGTCGATTATTTTGGTGTTAACTTAATTTGTTAGAAACTTTGTCGATTATTAGGCGTTAATGGCTCCTAAACAAATATCCGGATGgtaattgcattgtttatcgaATAATATGATTTTGTCAACGGTTgtataaaaaactagtttacattaTATATTTCGTTAAATCCTAATGGCACatttttttcaagctcgaacaagATAATTTAACCGATCAGAGCATGTTGAAAATTTTAACTCGGACTTAATGTTTAATAACTAGGCGTTGTTGATGATATTATAGTTATAATAAGGATTATTAAGCTCCAATTGTCACTAGGGCAACAATTTTCAACACGACACAAGAACAATCAGGTTTGACCTGTTATATCTAACCAATTTAACAAACGTGTCATACTTATGTTGACTTGTTTAACCTatttaagtaaaaaaaattaaattatttTATATTGTAGAATAATTGGGCCACCAATTATTGGACTAATCATTCATGGCTCATCTTTTATggattaattattattaatacaCTCACTTCTTTACCGTATCAATTATCAAAGCATGATATTCAACGTGTTCTCTTattcaaatataaaaaaatattaaatttgttAAATAGATGTTACATGTAATTTTCCGACCGTTATTTTAATATGAAACGATTATATTATGTTCTTTCGTGTTGGATACTCATTCAACTCCCGCAATTCTAACTAAATTACCAGGAATTAGCTTGTAAACGCGCTTAACCATATTAATTAAACTTATGACGCCATATATAAATATAACACAGTATTATTCAACCAGCTAAAGCAAGTTATCATCATCACTCGATGGCGAATCATGGCGGCAAACTCCTTGAAGTCACTGGTACATATTCCTCTTTTTCCATCCATCGATGacgtaaaaaaattgaaaataataGTTTGATTCTTTCTTTTGAAGGAAATTGTTACTAGTTGAAAAAAGGGTAGGATTTTTACGTGTTTATagaatttaaatttttttttttcatgaatATGTGTAGTGGTTGGGTGCAATAAACTGAAAGACACAACATGGTTTTCAAGGCAAGATCCTTATGTTTGTGTTGAATACGGCAGTACAAGAAATCGAACTCGTGTTTGTACAGATGGAGGCAAGAACCCTACATTCCAAGAGAAGTTCGTATACAACATATTTGAAGGATTAAAAGAGTTAAACGTTATTGTTTGGAACAGCAATATCATCTCACGTGACGACTTTATTGGTGGTGCAAGGTACGTGTGATTTATTTTGCATGCATATGTTTGTTAGTTTCTAGCCATTATCATCCATGTTGTATGTAGCATAGTGGCGGATCCAGAGATTTTTTTTCAGAGGTTccttttgatatatatttttactattttttttcgaaatcattcaaggtttccacttttttttccatttttttctaAACCGAGGGGGTTCCTGAGAACccgggaacccccccccccccccaaccctaAATCTGCCACTGGCGCCGTACCCACTCTAAAGGGAGGGGGTAGCCGCCCCcctctgaaaaaaaaaaaacaaaaaagaattaGTGTTACTTTTAGGCAAAATTCTCGATCAACCCGTTTAGGATGTTTAATTAAGCATCTCGATTGCCCCTATAAGTATCTTATATGTCCAAAAGTATTTATGGCTTCCATTGTATTTATAGCTTTATTTAGAGTTAATAAGGAATAGCAGAAAATTGATCCATAAGTATCTTCTTCTCTTTGTTGGTTTCTTTGGAGTTTAGCCTGCTCAAATGGTCTATATCAACGCGCAATTCTTCTTCCCTTTGTTGTTAGATCAATCAActtaattattaatatatatattcttttataTATGGATAATTTCTTGTGGTTTTCAGGGTGAACTTAGCTAAGATTCTTTCCCAAGGATACGATGATAGCTCCTGGCCATTGCAGACCAAAAATGGCAGGTTTGACTTGTGAATTGCATGTAAATCTATAACTTTAGTTGTATCATTAGTGTTTTAAGACAGTTCGATACCTTTGTGAGCGAACTACTTGCAAGAATGACAATGTTTTAGAGTTTGCTGGTGTAGTTCTCGGAGGGGGGATCGCACCTATCTCAATAAAGTATATGATTGGTTTGAAGAGCGTCTTGAGACAGACGGAATTCTAGGATCCTTCCTCGGGGCAAATACTTTTATGCAGGGCAAACAAACTCTGACGAGGTTGTTACAAAGAAGGTGGCTTGAGTTCGCTAGACACCCCAAGCGAACTTGCCACTTGTTCGTGCGTCACACCATCAAACTTTACAAAATATTGTAAAAACTTCCGTGAGTTCACTCACAAAGGTTCTACAAATTCGATACATAATCATCATAACTCATTTTATACAGACATGCTGGTGAGATACGGTTAATAATGCACTATTCTGGTGCCAATGCAAACAACTATGTGCCACCATATGTTACAGCAAGCGCGCCCCTTATGTCTATGTACTCTACACCGCCACCGCCTTCCTCCACGTTTTATACAAGCGTCGTCGCAGGAGGTTATCATATGTCATCTTCCTACTCTTCATACCCTCATTATCCTCAACCATATGACTTCCACTACTATTATCCTCAACCATATGACTTCCACTACTATTTCTAATAGATTGGCATTTAATATTCTGCCAAAGCTTATTTGAATTATATTCTAACGGGTCATATCAACAGAAAAATTATTAAAATGCAAAAGACCTTATATGAGATCGCTTTACTAAGAGAATATATAGAATATTGTTCAAAATTATAACATAGTTTATAAATCGTATCTAACAAAATATTGTTTTGTAAATTTGTCTACTTTTAATTTATCATTAATAGTTATCGATTAAATTTAATTACAAAAGTTATATCCCTATGAATCCCTAGAATGTAATAAAATATTTCATTTCAATAAAATTATATGGTATGACTTGAACAACAAGAATTTTCTTAGCTTTTCCCGAGTAATTTTATTTAAACTATTTGTTAAACTTGTTACAAACTTATATCTAACTTTCTACAGAATTAAATGAGTTAATTACACGATTCTAACATTATATATTATGGATTATAATTATAATTTCCAGAATTACCATTAAATTTGATACTCTTTGACAACCATTTCATCTATTTTGTTGTATGATTtttcttaaataaataaaaatatcaagTGAATATTCTATATACCCGGAAACGGATAAAAGCTTTTCATTAATTTATCACGGATCAAAATAGATGGGGTTTAGATAACatatattttcttgtttatttattACAAGTTGTAATAAAGTATATTACAAGTTGTATGTTAAGAACTAGATAATTAATAACTTTTGAATGACAGAATAAATTTTgacttgtcgagttatatattcaGATAAAGTATAACTAAAATCTTAAAACAGAATGTTTATGACGTTATTTTTTTCAGTATTAATCTTACGAGTAAATAAAGCTTCAATTTTTGTTATCAATATTTCATAACCTAAGCCTCTAAGAGTTTAAATTGTTTATGtatattagattttaataattccAATTATTCATTATTGGCCGTCAACAGtctcaacttaaaaaataaccactggtagtcccaactattaacatattggtcagcctccggtcgccggaaaaacgtctttggccggaaaactcattttTAGTCGGATAACTTAACATTTTCGTCTCAACTCTCTTTGTAACCATATTAcggacctttagaaacctttttctagtaaaagcctCAATTATTGAAGTCGCCGGAAAACTCCTTTTTTGCCGGAGAACTTTTTTTTGTCCGGAAAGCTCAACTTTTTGGccgaaaactcaacatttttgtcctaaacctctttgtaacctatGATCGGACCTTTAGAAACTTTTTTCTGGCCAAAAAACGGTTTTTCGGCGACCGAAGACTAACGTCGTTAGGGTTCCGTTAGTTAGGGTCCATTGGTGGCCAACATGTCAATAGTTAGGACTGCCCgtgattatttttgaagttgagactGTTGACGGCAAAAAACGAATAGTTGAAATTATTAAATCCAATATTccaattatttaatatattatctCATAGATTTAATAAACAATTTTAGATATGTtttatatagagtaaattacaaactTTAGGTTATATGTATATACCTTGTTGCAAATATCAATATTTGTCTTTACTAACTACGTActacgttaaaaaaaaaaaacacgtcTCTAGGCGTGATGCGCATCAAGGCGCAAGTCCATTGCTTTTTCGCTTAACGCCCAGAGTAAACTAAGAAGAGCCAAAAAAGCACAtcttggagggggggggggtgttctAGCGTGCGGCTCTTGTGCCTAAGGTGTTCTTATGCAGCAAACTGTTGTACCTTGGCTTTTTGGCTTGTACATGTAGGTAAAGTCATATAAAAACCTTATTTATAGTTATATTTTGAGTAGGGAAAGCCAGAAACCTATGaaatatataataaattatataAGCGTCTTGCTCCTCGGGAACAAAAAGTCCACCACTTTTGCGCCTCGGTTTTTGTGCACTTTTCGCTTTTTAAAAACAAGATTACAAGAGGCACCCGTTAATATAATTAGTTTGTTTCAAATTATGACCTTTATACTGACGACAGTCTGTTTAGCTGGTTAAATACATACATGTGAAGGTATGTAAATAATCCCCCCCCCTAAGCTCAATTGCCTTCTTATTTCTCTTTCCCTATCTCTCTCGATAGCTAAAATTTTtagttagggtttttttttgcTTGTATGGTCAAATAAGATTACAAGTTTCAAATCAATGGATTGGAACCTGTAATAACATTTCACCACACCAGAAAAAACCCTAACAAAAAGTTTTAGCGATCGAGAGACAAGGGAAGTGATGAAACATCGATTAATACCAAGGTTAACCGATGGGGTTATTTCCTCTATGGGTTCAACCTCTTTCCTTACTCGCGATAATGGCTCGAAACCTGCAAGACAGTAACCACCgtcagtctcgttaagagggggagaaGGGGGATTTctctcttaaccaggctccggcgtgagaataagtactgttctaaGAGAAATAAACAGTGTTTGTATAGAGTGAGTATAGAGTGTAAAGATCccgaacctgaatgatgaagggttctatttatagccggagggtgaggaaagaaggagcagctgtgccagctgtgggcgcgtgccagctgtcc
Coding sequences:
- the LOC110931669 gene encoding elicitor-responsive protein 1, translated to MANHGGKLLEVTVVGCNKLKDTTWFSRQDPYVCVEYGSTRNRTRVCTDGGKNPTFQEKFVYNIFEGLKELNVIVWNSNIISRDDFIGGARVNLAKILSQGYDDSSWPLQTKNGRFDL